Below is a window of Littorina saxatilis isolate snail1 linkage group LG2, US_GU_Lsax_2.0, whole genome shotgun sequence DNA.
GGAGGTTGGGTTGAGTTGGTGCAGATATGCACACAATTATATGGGGTGAGGGGTAAGGATAGCGAAGAGAACTCCGAGATATGGGGGTTGGGCTGGGCTGGGGATGGGGATggatgagagggagggggtgggaggcAGAAGGTAAAAACGGCGAGCCCAGAGCGCTATAAGAAGCGTCACAGACAGCTTTATTCGTCTTCCCTGCGTCATCAAGTGGACAGCCCGAGAAGGTTGACACATCTTCTGTTACGCGAACACAAGAGCCGTATTGGAAGAGCCTGAGGGTCCAAAACCACACCCACCTCTTCCGCGTTTCTTTCCCTTGAAGTACAGATGTATGTGTGCTACAAGAGCCAACAATAGATACACAGAAAGCCTGACCTCAACCCTAGTGCGTCAGACTATACATGGACACGGTAACACTTCTGTGAAACACTTCTGTCAGCAGGGGCATTACCACAGGTACATAATCATATTCACACCTATTTCGTTACCTTCACTATGACGCACACCTATTTCGTTACCTTCACTATGACGCGACAGTGTTAACCTGAGTGGGCAGCCTCTCTTGTTTTCACACGTcggtgtttttgtatttttgttgttgttgcgggcACTGAACCTACTTTTCGGCGATAGCTTCCCACGAacagaaaagacaaaaacataTCATTGTGGAGGCGTTATTTTGTAAGGAGACCAATTAAATTGACCGATCCTATTTGCGTTCGCACATGATCTGTTTATTATTACAAGTCATTGACTGAGGAGGCGTTGTATTTGTCCGCACGAGTCAGTCGACCAAGCGGCCTGTTTTGCAGCGTTTGTGTATTTGCACGTGAACTGTTGATTTATATGTACTCTTTTTAAGGTCatggactttctttctttctttatttggtgtttaacgtcgttttcaaccgttcaatgttatatcgcgacggggaaagagggggggggggggatggaatagagccacttgttaattgtttcttgttcacaaaagcactaatcaaaaaattgctccaggggccgcttgcaacgtagtacaatatatgaccttactgggagaatgcaagtttccagtacaaaggacttaacatttcttacatactgcttgactaaaatctttacaaacattgactatattctatacaagaaacacttaacaagggtaaaaggagagacagaatccgttagtcgcctcttacgacatgctggggagcatcgggtttcaaattcttccccctaacccgcggggggtaggtcATGGACGATTTGGGTGACTAATAACTGAATATAAAAAGCGTCCTAGCGATTGTTTGAAGTTACGGAGGCTTTCTTCTGTCGCATGTTGAGACTGAAAACCGCCTGTAGCAGTTTTGTGTAGAAGTGAAAGTGAAGGAAAGTTGACACTTCTAAAGAAtaggtttaaaaaaagaaaaaaaagattgttGACAAATTGTGAATGAAATGAAGTGTTCGTTGagttatatacatatattatgCAGACTGTAGCACGACTGTCGACGCAAGACTAGTAAATTCATATTCACATCAGgcgtatgtgtgcgtgacaTAACCTTTCCGGCGAACACTCAGCAGGACAGGTGAATACATAACGGACAAGACAAGCTCTTCGCGCCGGATTATTCACACCAGAAAACTCTGATCTTATTTCATGTTTATCCGCAGATGGGAGAGATTCCTGCAGATTGGAGAGATTCTTGCAGATACGAGATGTACCTGCTGATGTAAGAGATTCCTGCAGATGCCCTTGTGTGTCGTGTGACTGGGTCGGTGTGGTGAGTTATTAACCAGGAATACTGAGAGACAGTGTGGTAGGTTATTCATCAGGAAGGCTGAGTGATAGTCAGTCCAGCATTCGAGAGAGACAGCAGGCCAGTTTGTGCCCATTATTCTTGGACCAAGTTTTACAGACGTGTCAACGTGAAGTGAGACAAGTTGGCTTTTGTTACCCAGGCGACACGAGAGCTGTGACAAGCACTGACAGGATAAAGTTGTCCCCCACAACCAGGAAGTCTGCCCAGGGTCAGGGTCAGGGTCAGGGGAAGAGTTTCGGCCATTACCGGACTCAGTCAGACTCGTCAGGCAAGACTTCGTTGGAGAAAGACTTAATGAAATAGCCAAGACCACGGTGTAAGCCACATTCACAACTAGTGTGGTGTAAGCTCGACTGACGTGGATCGGAGCTCCCTTCGTTCCAAAGGACTGTGAAGCTCTGAATTTGTGTCTGTCTAATTTCACGAGCTCAACGTTCGCTCGGAGCTCCTCAGTTCGTTCCAAACGAACTGTGCGGCTCTGTTCCCGAACAGTCCAATTTCTCGCTGAGTAATCAAACCAGAAAGCACTAGACCAGAGCACGAAGTACTTTAATCTGTGTTCATCTGGTTTCTTCTGTTTCTTACATAAGACTCACAAGAGTGGTTGTCAAGAAAGTTGTACTGACACCAACACCGTGCTCCCATTGTTCGTCTCGTCACCAGAAGGTCTTTCATTTCACATACCATCCACCATCTCATCTATACACAGTTTCTGACGATGTCGGGCAGTTCTTCACGATGGTTGCTGGGCGCCATTCTGGTCCTGCTTTGTGTTGACCAGGGGAGCTGTCAGTACTTCAAACAGTTCTACAACCAGATGTGGGGGGTCAACCGGCGGGAACAGGGCTCGGTCAAAATACCCTCCACTTCCGCTTCTGCCCTACCCTTACCCTCCCTTACCAGCGCCACAAACGTGGCCACACGGACGTCTAGAGACTACCTATCCGGTCTGCTTCCTCCGGGAAGAGCGTACGGCCGATTCAACAACCAGAGATGGAGTGGGGACATCCTGGCGAGAGGACATAGGCCTACTGGATCACCCGGAATGGAAACAAGTCCTCCTAGAGCCGTTGAGGCCGTTGAGTCCGCGACTGGCATGTTTCCTGAAGCCAGTCCTCCAGAACCTGCCGTGTCGCTTCCCTCTGGTACCGTCCTCAGCCTGGAAGGCATTCCCAGGACCGCCTTAGAATGTAAGTACCATTTTGCTTGTCTCGctttattttacatttagtcaagttttgactttatGTTTTAAcctagacggggaatcgagacgagggtggtggtgtatgtgtgtctgtctgtgtgtctgagtgtatgtgtagagcgattcagagacaacaactggaccgatcttcatgaatctttacataagagttcctgcaAACGATATCCCCAGATTATTTttcttgatttaaaaaaaataaatatcgtttaatgacgtcatatacggctttttgtgaaagttgaggctgcaaTAACTACCACATCCTCAATtttcaacgaagcccggactatgcgctatactggcttgtcacttcaagcgaCAAGCGAACCGGTAAATGCCGCAGAGCGTTAAGTTTCATtgctgtgagttcgacagattgactaaatgttttaatttcgcttcacgcgacttgttttttcttgggaGCGTTCGTAGGTTAGATGAAATTTTTTTCTcgcttcatttatttatttgtttttatttttcttacCCTCCCTTTCTACCATCGTCTAAACGTGGACACACGGACGCCTACAGACATATCCAGTCTGCCTTCTCCAGGAAGATCCGGCCGATTCTACAACCAGAGATGGCGTGGGGACAGAGGAAGGCCTGGATTACCcggaagggaaataactcctccGAATACAGAACTTGTGTGGCTGCCCCCTGGTATGACCCTCAGCCCTGAAGGCATTCCCAAGAGCGCCTTAGTAGGTAAGATCCCTTTTTCTTCCCTGGCGCGCGATAATCGGTAAGTGCCATGTTTTTCTCTCGCTTTTTTGTCTTGGTCGTTAGAAGGTAAGTGCTATTTTATTCTCTCGCTCCTTTTTGTTTTGGGTGTTGGTAGGTAAGATCCATTTtaccctctctctgttttgtaTTCACTATGGGTGACACCCACCCTCGACCCCCTCCACTCCACCCCTCCCACTCCTGGCAACAGAACAGAGGTTGCGGCAAAACCGCGTTAATCTTTCAATGGTGACGGGCGTAGTGGATAAGTGtccttggcggatgatgacattattcagttatacTGCAGTAAAAAAGTTTAAGGCTGCAGTAAaaatagttttactgcagttaaactgaataatgtcatcatccgcccCAGCAGGcatttttactgcagtaaaatcaagattactgcagtaaaacacgAACCCAGTTtcactgcagtaaaactgaaatgagttttactgcagaaaacacGTCTGCTTGGGCGAACAATGACATTATTcggttttactgcagtaaaactgaaatgagttttactgcagtaaaaccaGAACCAGAACCAGAACCGTCAAGGCCCCGCTCGCTTCCTGTTCCCCCTGAGAATGATTTCTTCTGGTTTAGCCTGTGGTCCAATCGGAGAGCGCATATCAGTTTGTTCAACTCGCATCTAGCATACAGGCCAAAGGGCAAAGATGGCGGCTGAACGGTGCCAGTCTGTCGAATGAGCGCTTCCGGTGTCAATGAAAACTCGCGGATGATGAGGTGTTCTGGGTAATCTTGGACTCGTCTACGACCGTGACTAAAAGAGGGGGAACACACGCATTTCAATCGTACAACAAGCAAAacgttttactgcagtaaaacttaTATGAAGAATACTGCAGTAAAAACGGCTGCTtgggcggattatgacattattcattttttactgcagtaaaactgggttcgtgttttactgcagtaatcTTCATtttagttttactgcagtaaaaccgACTGTTGgggcggatgatgacattatttaGTTTTACtcgttttactgcagtaaaactgttttccAGTAGTAAAattgaataatgtcatcatccgccaaggataaataagacattggcctcctaatcggaaggtcgtgaattcaaatcccggccgcggccgcctggtgggttaagggtggagatttttccgatctcccaggtcaatttatgtaCAGTCCTGCTAGTGCCTCATCACCCTTCGtgtgtgcacgcaagcacaagaccaagtgcgcacggaaaagatcctgtaattcatgtcagagttcggtgggttatagtgacacgaaaatacccagcatgcttcccccgaaatcggcgtatgctgcctgaatggcggggtacaaacggccatacacgtacaaatccactcgtgcaaaaacatgagtgaactagggagtttcagcccatgaacaaagatgATGAAGAGATTCAATGGTGTTCAAATATGGAATACTACTTCAGTTTAGAatgtaccaactgagctaccgggccctcCAAATGGTGTACGCGAGAAGGCTGCTACGTACTTAGATTTGCACCACAAACTTTAAAGCTAGTCCATGgtcgttggtgtgtgtgttttcttttaaactgAAAAAGCGGTCCAAAAAAACTGGGTTATAGGTTGAGTTAGTGCACGACATGCCTTAAATCATCCTGGGTGCGACATGGGTGCGACACTGAGAATGTCTTTATATGGAAGCTGACCTGTCACGTCACATGATTAACGTTCATCATTTTTTGTTCGTagtcaccgtgtgtgtgtgtcacagtgtgtgagtgagtgtgtgtgtgtgggtgtgtgtgtgtgtgtgtgtgtgtgtgtgtgggtacgtgtgtcagtgtgtgtgtgtgtgtgtgtgtgtgtgtgtgtgtgtgtgtatgtgtgtatttgttcgTTTATTCATTACTTACTTGTGCTTATTTACGTGTGTTTATTTATACTTACTTAAATATTTCATTGATTTAGCCAACAACACAAAGCGAGAGTGTAGTGAAACTCTTGAATCCTGTCATTAGCGTTCAACCTCATTGGCCGGGTTAtgatttattatttgtttttatttattatttcaGTGCGCACGGGTGACCCCGACTACACACGGTTTCGCCAGATCTTCCTGAGACAGCTGTGCAACAACCTGCTGAACGGCCCTCGTGCTGCTGAGTTCTCGTTCTGCTTCTCTCTcctcaacttttgatcttgcccCCCTGCGACCTTGATGGTACGATGCACCATACGCCTAGCGCCTCCCAACCCCGAGTGCTGGGCTGAGGGGCACGGagcaaaagtgggtgccacccaaacgggagagaacaaaccgcggggtctgattcgttgaaatcacaacgaatctcaatttcaaccaatccaacaccgcggctggctcccacccggtttgTAACTTTCTCgtcactttctcgtgcacctcggtcCCGCTCAGCTGTCTATATTGAGCCAAACAGATTGGCCAGAACTTGCTCAACAGATCCCGCGCTGCTGAACGGTTCAGATTCTGCTTCATCCTCCTCGCCCTCAGACCTGACTAATCAGTCGACTGTTTACGGCAGTTGACAACAGTGTGACAGCCTTGCCGGCGACTTGAGACAAGTTTCTGCGTTCTGCCCGCTGCCGACGCCAAACGGCATCCGTGTGTTAAAGGTggttgtctacatttttgctttttttcaataatcttatggttatatttcgctaaaaagttatgtcagatgatgaatgaaccatggggaaaaaagttatagaaaaaaaaatatatgtaaaaaaagattttaattttgggtagcgtgactcacgcttccaatattttgttttctgtttgctgagaacatgtgctttgcctaaaaatactgaccaatcaaattcatgtcactatgcttatagccacgcccaaacaagtgcagcaacagtttgacactggagcgctgtccacgcttttttttaaacgcacgaaatgcacgggatttgagaggagttttgcgcttggcattttccaaataaggatatcctactatgagtactacgctggaatactacaatgaattttcaaatggctacactggcttcgtctttcctgatcgaaagggggtgtattgttgatatttgtagataatagactctgcattttaatggtcaaatggcgatttcggtataaattatgtatagacaaggacctttaaaccaAGGTATAGAACGACAACACAGTAATGCAGTTTTTCTCGTCCTCTGCAAGCAACTGAGAGCACACaaacgtttgttgttgttgttgttgttgttgttgttgttgttgttgttgttgttgttgttgttgtggtgggttttttttttacatgtctttgtgtgtgtgacggtgatGTTTTAAAAGATCCATGTTTGCAATGAATACAATGACATTTATTAATTTCTCAATTTCTTTGGTCAGTAATTATGAGGCATTTATATGAAACATGTTTCTAATATAATTTATATCAGACGACTTTTGTACCTGACTGGGCTTATGAATATAAATATGAATGTCGTCACTCTCGAGTCTTGAAAAAGCCTCGACTGACTCCATGAATAGTCTTACCCATTCTTTCGTTAATCACCGAAACCAAAGTCTGAATCGTCATCGGCAATTTACCTACGTTATCTCTCAAGATTACAAACTGAAGTAACAAAATGTGCACCATTGTTCACCTTTGTTACACGACTTCTTCTAgaaattgtgtttgttttgttttgttttgttagttttaaACGTCGGGGTGCTAGTATGAAAGAGAGCGTCAAGGAATGATTCGCTAACTTGGCATTATCTCTCCCCAAACGTTACATGACGTCATTCTGCGCAAAGcctcaaatgacgtcatttccatCCTGACGTCTTTTCTCAGCATGACTACCAGACTACCAATGAGGGACAAAGATATGGAGGCGGCTGTGCAGAAGCAACGAAAATGGCGTTGAAAGCTTTAAGGGGAAGAAATGCTGAAAACGAAAACATGTCATGCAGGACACTTTTTTCGCTGATTCTACACTTTGCTTTCAGAGGAAGAAAAAATCAGTATGCATAAAAATATGCTGGTGACAATAAGTAACGCTTGCAATGGCCGCTTTGTCGTTTTAAACCCCTGTTCGTGGTTCGTTCTCGACAGTAATTTGTCACTGCAAGATGGGCCTTCCTCCTCAAATGATTTATATTAGCCTGGTTTGGCTTAAAGCCAACGGAAGTAGGCC
It encodes the following:
- the LOC138959931 gene encoding uncharacterized protein, translating into MSGSSSRWLLGAILVLLCVDQGSCQYFKQFYNQMWGVNRREQGSVKIPSTSASALPLPSLTSATNVATRTSRDYLSGLLPPGRAYGRFNNQRWSGDILARGHRPTGSPGMETSPPRAVEAVESATGMFPEASPPEPAVSLPSGTVLSLEGIPRTALEYISSLPSPGRSGRFYNQRWRGDRGRPGLPGREITPPNTELVWLPPGMTLSPEGIPKSALVVRTGDPDYTRFRQIFLRQLCNNLLNGPRAAEFSFCFSLLNF